The following proteins are encoded in a genomic region of Fusarium oxysporum f. sp. lycopersici 4287 chromosome 1, whole genome shotgun sequence:
- a CDS encoding hypothetical protein (At least one base has a quality score < 10) — protein MARNSSDGAEILVHITAPSRSTDDVSYRQLAQAYLSFEPHRRTQLSVINSQTVEEQQRVPERYQGAPSPSQTRVTTSFGRSFEITSQDLSFEGAIDNRSSPCLPREALARSAIPSSDHTSFGSINSWCAPASQISDSYPMPDAALLDVSPSRILHSYVRRTQPSQEPYSSPTAHKKRPPLPEFGLRVDIPSSLPPHSQEATWPVEAPGIINIVPTTPQTDKAAEVPIPSANTEVIAFEHLAPDITHISGSVVSNHSPALSPRAGSEPPLSKRSKIGHLEHGDLVRSSSDTGPALSTRNSQGDQVSSSLEIRPPSPSVGVDDIDPADLISEKLAKLARDLSSRYRPTTKRDIEAFERGYWLINCSGWDPTVRFDTWVFLANYLKSGLAGWGTWCRRDKTHDWIRLYCWGHVVKHTYLLLYLASGRQIKTSGAKWYGADGEVALEIPPYEKQG, from the coding sequence ATGGCAAGGAACAGCTCGGACGGCGCAGAGATTCTTGTCCACATCACAGCACCAAGTCGATCAACCGATGATGTTTCATATCGACAACTTGCCCAAGCTTATCTATCTTTTGAGCCTCACAGGCGCACACAACTCTCTGTGATAAATTCGCAGACAGTTGAGGAACAACAGCGTGTACCAGAAAGATATCAAGGGGCGCCATCGCCAAGTCAGACCAGGGTAACAACTTCGTTTGGACGATCGTTTGAGATCACATCCCAAGATCTAAGTTTCGAAGGAGCTATAGACAATCGATCATCACCATGTCTACCGCGTGAGGCATTGGCTCGGAGTGCGATCCCCTCATCAGACCATACTAGTTTCGGGTCAATCAACTCCTGGTGTGCGCCTGCGAGTCAAATCAGTGACTCTTATCCCATGCCAGATGCTGCGCTCTTAGACGTTTCACCGTCACGTATACTACACAGCTACGTCCGAAGAACTCAGCCATCGCAGGAACCATATTCGTCGCCAACTGCGCATAAGAAGCGTCCTCCGTTACCAGAGTTTGGACTGAGAGTCGATATTCCCTCTTCCCTACCACCTCACAGTCAAGAAGCAACTTGGCCTGTAGAGGCCCCTGGAATCATAAATATCGTACCTACGACGCCACAAACAGACAAAGCAGCCGAGGTTCCCATACCCTCGGCGAATACAGAGGTGATAGCCTTCGAGCATTTGGCTCCAGATATCACTCATATTTCTGGCAGTGTGGTTAGCAACCACTCGCCAGCTCTATCGCCTCGTGCAGGGTCAGAACCCCCACTATCAAAACGATCCAAGATTGGACACTTGGAGCATGGTGATCTAGTCAGAAGCTCTAGCGATACAGGCCCAGCTCTGTCAACGAGAAACTCGCAGGGAGACCAAGTCAGCAGTAGCTTGGAAATCCGGCCACCATCCCCATCCGTGGGAGTTGACGACATCGATCCTGCAGATTTGATATCTGAGAAGCTCGCAAAACTCGCCCGCGATCTGTCGTCGAGATATCGTCCGACGACAAAACGCGATATCGAAGCCTTCGAACGAGGATACTGGCTGATCAACTGCAGTGGCTGGGACCCAACTGTCCGGTTTGATACTTGGGTTTTCCTCGCTAATTATCTCAAGAGTGGTTTGGCGGGCTGGGGAACCTGGTGTCGTAGAGATAAAACCCACGACTGGATACGATTATATTGCTGGGGCCATGTTGTGAAACATACATACTTGCTCCTGTACCTTGCGAGTGGAAGACAAATCAAGACAAGTGGCGCGAAGTGGTATGGAGCAGATGGTGAAGTTGCTCTGGAAATCCCGCCTTATGAGAAGCAGGGATAA